One part of the Sporosarcina ureae genome encodes these proteins:
- the dtd gene encoding D-aminoacyl-tRNA deacylase has product MRVLLQRAKDASVTVDGEITGAISIGYVLLVGITHDDTEQDANYIANKIAGLRIYEDDEGKLNCSINEVNGAILSVSQFTLYGNVQKGRRPSFIDAAKTDVAEPLWEYFNEQLRSHGLHVETGQFGAMMDVQLTNDGPVTLMIESK; this is encoded by the coding sequence ATGCGAGTCTTATTACAGCGTGCGAAAGATGCTTCTGTAACAGTTGACGGAGAAATTACGGGTGCCATTTCAATAGGTTATGTATTGCTTGTTGGCATCACGCATGATGATACTGAACAAGATGCCAACTATATTGCGAATAAAATTGCGGGCTTGCGCATTTACGAAGACGACGAAGGAAAATTGAATTGTTCGATCAATGAAGTCAATGGCGCGATCTTATCGGTTTCCCAGTTTACTTTGTATGGCAACGTACAAAAAGGCCGTCGTCCAAGTTTTATTGACGCAGCGAAAACTGACGTAGCAGAACCGTTATGGGAATACTTCAATGAACAGCTGCGTAGTCACGGACTCCACGTCGAAACGGGACAGTTCGGTGCGATGATGGACGTGCAGTTGACGAATGATGGTCCGGTGACGTTGATGATTGAGTCGAAGTGA
- a CDS encoding RelA/SpoT family protein — protein MAKNQDLTEQDVYDLVAKYMNEEHVEFIKRAYVMAKKSHEGQFRTSGEPYINHPIQVAGILAELQMDPETVAAGFLHDVVEDTEISREDIIREFGDEVAMLVDGVTKLDKLKFRSNEEKQAENHRKMFIAMAQDIRVILIKLADRLHNMRTLKHVPAAKQRRVSEETLEIFSPLAHRLGISTIKWELEDIALRYSNPQQYYRIVNLMKQKRTEREQYLTDVMNQMRVELDEMGIAAEMHGRPKHLYSIYQKMVIQKKEFNEIYDLLAVRIVVKSIKDCYAALGIIHTLWKPMPGRFKDYIAMPKQNLYQSIHTTVVGPAGDPLEVQIRTEEMHRISEFGVAAHWAYKEGKPVAKLDSDIDSKFTWFREILEIQNESSNAQEFMESLKFDLFSDMVYVFTPDGDVVELPQGSVPIDFAYRVHSEVGNRTTGAKVNGKIVPLDSALSTGDIVEILTSKQSFGPSRDWLKLAHTSQAKNKIRQYFKKQLRDENIDKGSEMIQKELKAEEYDVKEALSKENMQRTIDKFSFTSEEDLYAAVGSGGITAQQVVNRLAERMRKERVKQETIDKIVSDIHTPKPEKQTESGVIVKDIDNMLIRISKCCNPVPGDEIVGFITRGRGVSVHRTDCPNVLSEQGQQERIIDVDWAVQDEKVKKEFQVDIEISAFDRQGLLNEVMMVVADMNTPIIAVSGKADKDDIAHIHMSIKIQNITHLQRTVDKIKQIKDVYSVERVMN, from the coding sequence ATGGCGAAAAATCAAGACCTGACAGAACAAGACGTATACGACTTGGTCGCCAAATACATGAATGAAGAGCACGTCGAATTCATTAAGCGCGCGTATGTCATGGCGAAAAAGTCTCACGAAGGACAGTTTAGAACTTCAGGTGAGCCGTATATCAACCATCCGATTCAAGTGGCAGGCATTTTGGCTGAACTTCAAATGGATCCAGAAACTGTTGCGGCAGGCTTCTTGCACGACGTGGTAGAGGATACGGAGATCAGCCGTGAAGATATCATCCGCGAATTTGGTGATGAAGTCGCGATGCTCGTGGATGGCGTAACGAAGCTCGATAAATTAAAATTCAGATCCAATGAAGAAAAACAAGCGGAAAACCACCGCAAAATGTTTATCGCGATGGCACAAGATATCCGTGTCATTCTAATTAAATTGGCGGACCGCTTACATAATATGCGGACATTGAAGCATGTTCCTGCTGCTAAACAACGTCGTGTCTCCGAAGAAACACTGGAAATTTTCTCTCCACTAGCTCATCGTCTTGGAATTTCCACGATTAAGTGGGAGCTCGAAGATATTGCATTACGCTATTCCAATCCGCAACAGTATTATCGCATCGTGAATTTGATGAAGCAAAAGCGGACAGAACGTGAACAATATTTGACAGACGTCATGAACCAGATGCGTGTCGAACTGGACGAAATGGGTATTGCGGCAGAAATGCATGGCAGACCGAAGCATTTGTATTCCATATATCAAAAAATGGTCATTCAGAAAAAAGAATTCAATGAAATTTATGATTTATTAGCAGTCCGTATTGTGGTGAAAAGTATCAAGGATTGCTACGCGGCGCTCGGGATTATCCATACGCTATGGAAGCCGATGCCTGGACGATTCAAGGACTATATCGCGATGCCGAAACAAAATTTGTACCAGTCAATTCATACGACGGTCGTGGGGCCTGCAGGAGATCCTCTCGAAGTGCAAATTCGTACAGAAGAGATGCACAGAATTTCTGAATTTGGTGTAGCGGCACATTGGGCGTATAAAGAAGGTAAACCAGTGGCAAAACTGGATAGTGATATTGATTCGAAATTTACATGGTTCCGTGAGATTCTTGAAATTCAAAATGAATCTTCCAATGCGCAGGAATTTATGGAATCATTGAAGTTCGATTTATTCTCGGACATGGTCTATGTATTTACACCAGACGGGGATGTTGTCGAATTGCCGCAAGGATCGGTGCCAATCGATTTTGCTTATCGTGTGCACTCCGAAGTCGGTAACCGGACGACGGGTGCAAAAGTCAATGGTAAAATTGTTCCTTTGGATTCGGCGTTGTCGACTGGCGACATTGTGGAAATTTTGACATCGAAACAATCATTTGGCCCAAGTCGTGATTGGCTGAAACTGGCCCATACTTCTCAAGCGAAAAATAAAATTCGCCAGTACTTTAAAAAGCAATTACGCGACGAGAACATCGACAAGGGTAGCGAAATGATCCAGAAGGAATTGAAAGCTGAAGAGTATGACGTCAAAGAAGCGTTGAGTAAAGAAAATATGCAGCGCACGATTGATAAATTCAGTTTCACTTCTGAAGAAGATCTCTACGCAGCAGTCGGATCAGGCGGCATTACCGCACAACAAGTTGTCAATCGACTAGCTGAGCGAATGCGCAAGGAACGCGTGAAGCAAGAAACGATTGACAAAATCGTTTCGGATATTCATACGCCGAAGCCTGAGAAACAAACCGAATCAGGCGTAATCGTCAAGGACATTGATAATATGTTGATTCGTATTTCGAAGTGTTGTAATCCTGTTCCAGGCGATGAAATTGTAGGCTTCATTACACGTGGACGCGGGGTTTCTGTTCACCGTACCGATTGTCCGAACGTTTTATCCGAACAAGGACAGCAAGAGCGAATTATCGACGTAGACTGGGCGGTTCAGGATGAGAAGGTTAAAAAAGAATTCCAAGTTGATATTGAAATTTCAGCGTTTGACCGACAAGGCTTGCTGAATGAAGTGATGATGGTCGTGGCCGATATGAATACGCCGATTATCGCGGTTAGCGGTAAAGCAGATAAAGACGATATCGCGCATATCCATATGTCGATCAAAATCCAGAACATCACTCATCTACAGCGTACCGTCGATAAAATCAAACAAATTAAAGATGTGTATTCCGTAGAACGCGTGATGAACTAA
- a CDS encoding adenine phosphoribosyltransferase, which translates to MDLKKFVTTVDDYPKPGVSFKDITTIMDNGEAYKYATDQIVEYAKGLDVDIIVGPEARGFIIGCPVAYALQIGFAPVRKPGKLPRETISVFYDLEYGQDELTIHKDAIKPGQRVLVVDDLLATGGTVGATVELIEKLGGVVAGCAFLIELTYLEGRKKLTNENIKALITY; encoded by the coding sequence GTGGACTTAAAAAAGTTTGTAACGACTGTAGACGATTATCCGAAACCGGGTGTCAGCTTTAAGGACATCACGACGATCATGGATAACGGAGAAGCATATAAATATGCGACAGACCAAATTGTCGAGTATGCGAAAGGATTGGACGTAGATATTATCGTGGGGCCGGAAGCACGCGGTTTCATCATCGGATGTCCTGTGGCCTATGCCCTTCAAATCGGTTTTGCGCCGGTTCGTAAGCCGGGGAAATTACCTCGCGAAACTATTTCGGTCTTCTATGATCTGGAATATGGACAAGATGAACTAACGATCCACAAAGATGCGATCAAGCCTGGACAGCGTGTACTCGTTGTCGATGATTTGCTTGCAACTGGCGGTACAGTGGGTGCAACGGTCGAATTAATCGAGAAACTAGGCGGCGTAGTGGCTGGCTGTGCATTCTTGATCGAACTGACGTACTTGGAAGGTCGCAAAAAGTTGACGAATGAAAACATCAAGGCGCTTATTACGTATTAA
- the recJ gene encoding single-stranded-DNA-specific exonuclease RecJ, which translates to MIQSKKRWKIDRPDEELVNQLAKDLKLSTMLTKILVSRGITTSEQANAYLYMDETNLHDPFLFHDMQKAVDRIKQAIDTQKKITIFGDYDADGVTSVTVLTTALERLGAKVNFAIPNRFEHGYGPNSDYFEQLHIDGTEVLITVDNGISGVEQIAFAKSLGMTIIVTDHHEMGEVLPDADAVIHPRHPEGNYPFGELAGVGVAFKLASALLGEPPLDLLEFVAIGTIADLVPLEDENRYMVKEGIRRLRRTQRSGIKALMQVSGHDQNALSEETIGFTIGPRLNAPGRLGDADVAVELLKSDNDQQALGIAESLNDLNKERQQLVKEIAKEAEEQVEIRYGDQIPHVLVVEGEGWNPGVVGIVSSRLTEKHYRPSIILSLDHETGIAKGSARSIEGFDLYKELSKNASILPHFGGHAMAAGMSLKIEDVELLRSNLNEQARDVLTEEDLQPILSIDVPLSMNEIDIASIEALEKIRPFGMGFPKPVFLLEDLDTISVRKIGTAKDHLKLEMGDHGERLDAIYFGAGALADEMAPQSKLSLTGDLQINEWNGNKKAQLLVGDVKCDEWQLFDYRGIREPARWLPMIPDKAQFIAFSEEAIQHFAPFFKEVPIALIGRDEVYPSSAIVLLDMPQAKEQLKLVMEKTLADRVYLHLHVHDSMYFEKMPDRQQFGWYYSFLKKRETFDMYNQIEMLSKHKGWKKDVIKFMTKVFYELEFVTLENGKVTMLESAGKRDLAEAPSYKKRQQQIKLEELLLYAPYQDLKKVFDSLRETDAVEEEKLWT; encoded by the coding sequence TTGATACAATCCAAAAAAAGATGGAAAATCGATCGGCCTGATGAAGAACTTGTCAACCAGCTCGCGAAAGACTTGAAGCTATCCACGATGCTGACCAAAATACTTGTCTCGCGCGGTATCACGACAAGCGAACAAGCAAACGCGTACTTGTACATGGACGAAACCAACCTACACGACCCGTTTTTATTCCATGACATGCAAAAAGCTGTTGACCGTATTAAACAAGCCATCGACACACAGAAAAAAATTACAATATTTGGAGATTATGATGCGGACGGCGTAACAAGCGTAACCGTGTTAACGACAGCACTTGAACGTCTCGGTGCTAAAGTGAACTTTGCCATTCCGAACCGATTTGAACATGGTTATGGACCGAATAGCGACTACTTTGAACAACTACATATAGACGGAACCGAAGTCCTCATTACCGTTGATAACGGAATTTCAGGCGTCGAGCAAATCGCATTCGCGAAGTCGCTTGGGATGACGATCATCGTAACGGATCACCACGAAATGGGCGAAGTATTGCCTGATGCGGACGCAGTCATTCATCCTCGTCATCCGGAAGGCAATTATCCATTCGGAGAACTTGCGGGGGTAGGTGTAGCGTTCAAACTCGCTTCTGCGCTACTTGGAGAGCCACCTCTCGACTTGTTAGAATTTGTCGCAATCGGCACCATTGCAGATTTGGTTCCGCTAGAAGATGAGAACCGGTATATGGTGAAGGAAGGAATTCGCAGGTTGCGTCGCACGCAGCGTTCGGGAATTAAAGCATTGATGCAAGTGAGCGGACATGACCAGAATGCATTATCGGAAGAAACGATTGGCTTTACGATAGGTCCACGCTTAAATGCACCTGGGCGACTCGGTGATGCGGACGTCGCTGTGGAGTTATTGAAGTCTGACAATGATCAACAAGCGCTCGGAATTGCGGAGTCATTGAATGATTTGAATAAAGAAAGGCAACAATTGGTGAAAGAGATCGCAAAAGAGGCGGAAGAACAAGTGGAAATTCGCTATGGCGATCAAATTCCTCACGTTTTAGTCGTCGAAGGTGAAGGTTGGAATCCAGGTGTTGTCGGTATCGTGTCGTCGAGGTTGACGGAGAAACACTACCGTCCTTCCATCATTTTGTCTCTTGACCATGAGACAGGGATCGCAAAAGGTTCTGCCCGCAGTATCGAAGGCTTTGATTTGTATAAGGAATTGTCGAAGAATGCATCGATTCTGCCACATTTCGGTGGGCATGCGATGGCGGCTGGAATGTCATTGAAAATAGAAGATGTCGAATTATTGCGTTCGAATTTGAATGAACAGGCGAGAGATGTGTTGACGGAAGAAGACCTTCAGCCTATTTTATCGATCGATGTACCGCTGTCGATGAATGAAATTGATATTGCGTCCATCGAAGCACTTGAGAAAATCCGACCATTTGGTATGGGGTTCCCGAAGCCTGTTTTCTTGCTTGAAGATCTAGATACGATATCTGTCCGCAAAATCGGTACAGCGAAAGATCATCTAAAACTGGAAATGGGTGATCACGGTGAGCGACTGGACGCGATTTATTTCGGAGCGGGTGCATTGGCAGATGAAATGGCACCACAGAGTAAGTTGAGTTTGACGGGTGATTTGCAGATCAATGAATGGAACGGCAATAAGAAAGCGCAGTTGCTTGTTGGTGACGTAAAATGTGACGAATGGCAGTTGTTTGATTATCGTGGAATTCGTGAACCGGCTAGATGGTTGCCGATGATTCCAGATAAAGCGCAATTCATTGCGTTCAGTGAAGAAGCCATTCAGCATTTCGCACCATTCTTTAAAGAAGTTCCGATTGCTTTGATCGGACGCGATGAAGTGTATCCGTCTTCCGCGATTGTTTTGCTCGATATGCCACAGGCGAAAGAACAGTTGAAGCTAGTGATGGAAAAGACGCTTGCTGACCGTGTCTATCTACATCTACATGTGCATGATTCGATGTACTTCGAAAAGATGCCCGACCGCCAACAATTTGGTTGGTATTACAGCTTTTTGAAAAAGCGGGAGACATTTGATATGTACAATCAAATCGAAATGCTTTCAAAACATAAAGGTTGGAAAAAAGACGTAATTAAGTTCATGACAAAAGTGTTTTATGAACTAGAATTTGTTACACTAGAGAATGGTAAGGTGACGATGCTAGAATCTGCCGGCAAACGTGATTTGGCAGAAGCACCATCCTATAAAAAACGCCAACAGCAAATTAAACTAGAAGAGTTATTGCTTTATGCTCCGTATCAGGACTTAAAGAAAGTATTCGATTCTTTACGTGAGACAGACGCTGTTGAGGAGGAAAAACTGTGGACTTAA
- a CDS encoding LapA family protein, translating to MKFQWTVLFGLLFAVLIAVFAVFNVESVPVNYFFGTEMIPLVLIILGSALLGAIISGFFAIYKSYRNSRRVKELEKQLHLKEEELTAQRRQMQEMEERIDTLMEPPLVQAEIIPPKELY from the coding sequence ATGAAATTTCAGTGGACAGTGTTATTCGGTTTGTTATTTGCTGTGTTGATCGCAGTGTTTGCGGTGTTTAATGTGGAGTCTGTACCGGTGAATTATTTCTTTGGTACAGAGATGATCCCACTTGTGTTAATTATTTTAGGTTCGGCTTTGCTAGGTGCGATTATTAGTGGGTTCTTTGCTATTTATAAGTCATACCGAAATAGTCGCCGTGTGAAGGAGTTAGAGAAGCAGTTGCATTTGAAGGAGGAAGAGTTGACTGCGCAGCGTAGGCAGATGCAGGAGATGGAGGAGCGTATCGATACGTTGATGGAGCCGCCGTTGGTTCAGGCGGAGATTATTCCACCGAAAGAGTTATATTGA
- the secDF gene encoding protein translocase subunit SecDF, with translation MKNRGRIVAFLLLIVILASTVFSTTSPILKDVKLGLDLQGGFEVLYQVKPLKDGQKITESTVADTARALTNRIDVLGVSEPSIQIESNNRIRVQLAGVEDQESARELLSTQANLSFRNANDELMLDGNDLKEGKAKANFDENNNPVVTLEMKDPNKFGEVTSQIVQMKPDNMLVIWLDFIEGESSFKEEAMKPEPAFISAPYVSKTINSSNVEISGNFSIEETKNLAGILNAGALPVDLEEIYSTSVGAQFGEQALDKTIFAGIVGVSLIFIFMALYYRLPGLIAVVTLSVYIFLILLVFTLINGVLTLPGIAALMLGVGMAVDANIITYERIKEELRVGKSVKTSFTAGAKSSFTAILDANVTTLLAAVVLFIYGTSSVKGFATMLIISIMVSFLTAVWGSRLLLGLLVHSGYLDNKVSWFGLNKKQVHSADEGYETLDLTTKFDRFDFVHSRKRFYTLSIVLLLVGAIMLGVFKLNLGIDFSGGTRVEVLAEQQLDEAKVTKQLEDIGHPTSDVVISGDEKNIAVARYKENFSQEEVNKIKKEMSALYGAEPNVSTVSDTVGKELVRNAIYALAIAALGIIIYVAFRFEWRMGLAAIIGLLHDAFFMIAIFSILRLEVDITFIAAVLTIIGYSINDTIVTFDRIRENLQRSKHINNDDELASIVNKSLRQTLGRSVNTVLTVIFVVVALMALGAESIRPFSIALLIGLIAGTYSSIFISAQLWFDLKRKQIAKSGGMKVEKEKKQWGSDEPVV, from the coding sequence ATGAAAAACAGAGGAAGGATCGTCGCGTTTTTGCTGCTTATCGTTATTTTGGCATCAACGGTATTTTCCACGACGAGTCCGATTTTAAAAGATGTCAAGCTAGGTCTTGACTTGCAAGGTGGTTTCGAGGTTCTGTACCAAGTGAAGCCATTGAAAGACGGACAGAAGATTACGGAGTCGACGGTTGCCGATACGGCTCGCGCTTTGACGAATCGTATTGACGTACTAGGTGTAAGTGAGCCAAGTATTCAAATCGAATCGAACAACCGGATCCGCGTTCAGCTTGCTGGGGTAGAAGATCAGGAATCTGCCCGCGAATTATTATCCACTCAAGCTAATCTGTCGTTCCGTAATGCGAATGATGAATTGATGCTAGATGGAAATGATTTGAAAGAAGGTAAAGCAAAAGCCAATTTCGATGAGAACAACAATCCTGTTGTTACATTGGAAATGAAAGATCCAAATAAGTTTGGAGAAGTTACATCTCAAATTGTACAAATGAAGCCAGACAATATGTTGGTCATCTGGTTAGACTTCATTGAAGGCGAAAGCTCCTTTAAAGAAGAAGCCATGAAACCAGAACCTGCTTTTATCTCGGCTCCTTATGTGTCTAAAACGATCAATTCTTCAAATGTCGAAATCTCAGGGAACTTCTCTATTGAAGAGACAAAGAACTTGGCGGGTATTCTAAACGCCGGTGCATTGCCTGTTGATTTAGAGGAAATTTACTCGACTTCTGTCGGTGCACAATTTGGTGAGCAAGCACTTGATAAAACGATATTTGCTGGAATTGTCGGTGTCAGCTTGATCTTTATCTTTATGGCACTCTATTACCGTTTGCCAGGGCTTATCGCAGTTGTCACACTCTCTGTTTATATCTTTTTGATTTTGCTAGTGTTTACATTAATCAATGGTGTATTGACACTACCAGGTATCGCGGCATTGATGCTCGGGGTCGGGATGGCAGTCGATGCCAATATCATCACCTATGAGCGGATCAAAGAAGAATTACGTGTCGGAAAATCGGTTAAAACGTCCTTTACGGCCGGAGCGAAGTCTTCGTTCACCGCAATTCTTGATGCGAACGTCACGACACTCCTTGCGGCAGTAGTATTGTTCATTTATGGTACAAGCTCTGTTAAAGGTTTCGCGACAATGTTGATTATCAGTATTATGGTCAGTTTCTTAACAGCAGTTTGGGGATCACGTCTATTGCTTGGTCTACTCGTTCACAGTGGATACCTCGACAATAAAGTCAGTTGGTTTGGACTGAACAAGAAACAAGTTCACTCAGCGGATGAAGGCTATGAAACACTTGATTTGACTACGAAATTCGATCGTTTTGATTTCGTTCATTCAAGAAAACGTTTTTATACATTGTCCATTGTCTTGTTGTTAGTCGGAGCGATCATGCTCGGGGTCTTCAAGCTCAATCTCGGAATCGACTTCTCCGGTGGTACACGTGTTGAAGTACTGGCTGAACAGCAGCTGGATGAAGCAAAAGTAACGAAACAGCTTGAGGATATCGGTCACCCAACGTCAGACGTCGTCATTTCAGGCGATGAGAAAAATATTGCGGTGGCTCGATACAAAGAAAACTTCTCACAAGAAGAAGTCAATAAAATTAAAAAAGAAATGTCTGCACTTTATGGTGCAGAGCCAAATGTTTCGACGGTTTCGGATACAGTAGGTAAAGAGCTTGTGCGCAATGCGATTTATGCATTAGCCATTGCAGCACTCGGTATCATCATCTACGTGGCGTTCCGTTTCGAATGGCGTATGGGTCTTGCGGCCATTATCGGTTTACTGCATGATGCGTTCTTCATGATTGCGATCTTCAGTATCTTACGATTGGAAGTAGACATTACATTCATCGCGGCGGTTCTGACGATTATCGGTTACTCTATCAACGATACGATCGTCACCTTCGACAGAATACGTGAGAACTTGCAGCGCTCGAAGCATATTAATAACGACGACGAGTTGGCATCCATCGTCAATAAATCATTGCGACAAACACTTGGACGTTCGGTGAACACGGTTCTGACAGTTATTTTCGTCGTCGTGGCATTGATGGCACTTGGTGCAGAATCGATCCGACCGTTCTCGATCGCATTATTGATCGGTTTGATTGCAGGTACGTATTCTTCCATCTTCATCTCTGCTCAACTTTGGTTCGATCTAAAGAGAAAGCAGATTGCAAAGAGTGGCGGAATGAAAGTAGAAAAAGAGAAAAAGCAATGGGGCTCAGACGAACCTGTTGTGTAA
- a CDS encoding post-transcriptional regulator, producing MDQQLTDLYRQLLPALESKKKELMFYGYSEITEEDLLGYLVAKKWRKKDISTMRSHEMISDVLAITAAQFMTHTQTEAQRNSEDVLELSEEEWSVLFSPKKTD from the coding sequence TTGGATCAACAGCTGACAGACTTATACAGACAGTTGCTCCCTGCACTAGAAAGTAAAAAAAAAGAATTGATGTTTTACGGCTACTCGGAGATTACGGAAGAAGATTTATTAGGATATTTGGTAGCGAAGAAGTGGCGAAAAAAAGATATTTCCACTATGCGTTCCCATGAAATGATTTCAGATGTCCTGGCAATTACCGCGGCACAGTTCATGACCCATACACAAACAGAGGCTCAACGCAATAGCGAAGACGTCTTGGAATTGAGCGAAGAGGAATGGTCTGTGTTATTTTCGCCCAAAAAAACTGATTGA
- a CDS encoding putative polysaccharide biosynthesis protein codes for MSSFIRGTIFLMAAVFLSKLLGFVYRIQFMRVAGEETVGIYMTAYPAFIFFLSLVQLGVPIAIAKVIAELKAQGSTVQLRQVMRTATFITILSGAVFIPACILFIPFLAETLLGNSATSTALYVALAIVPIASIGGLIRGYFQGVSRIEETAWAQVIEQIFRILLITWMLPYILAPDDPMMNAAYAMAVTLVAEVVSVLYLLYKYRQQQKKEPKPQKKEPRYPMEPILEVALPSSGSRLFGTFTWFLEPIIFLRALSMAGVGTVAATSLYGVISGVLIPLLLFPAFIPYALSVVLVPAVSGAAASSNVKKLQERIHLALRLSALTGAFAATVFYIHGQELAEKLFHIVDGGSYMTMLAPIFFFYYIQSPLYSILQATGDAKAGMMNSVYGGIAKLAVMFILASQPGLQETGAVLAIGFGVLITSFLHIATLRKNKSTATGFSMFAMTYIVFLLTVVIRPIFIPIGSQHLFVECAITSGVLFALLLLTRQIKAQDFIMLRNLVKRY; via the coding sequence GTGTCGTCATTCATACGTGGGACGATCTTTTTGATGGCGGCCGTGTTTTTATCGAAATTACTCGGCTTTGTCTATCGAATTCAATTTATGCGAGTAGCAGGAGAAGAAACGGTTGGAATCTATATGACCGCATACCCGGCATTCATCTTTTTCCTCTCCTTAGTACAGCTTGGCGTACCAATTGCAATAGCTAAGGTGATAGCGGAACTAAAAGCGCAAGGCAGCACTGTACAATTACGACAAGTTATGAGAACTGCCACATTTATTACGATCTTATCTGGCGCAGTCTTCATTCCAGCATGTATTCTGTTTATCCCTTTTCTAGCCGAAACTTTACTCGGTAATAGCGCAACTTCCACTGCATTATACGTAGCCCTCGCCATCGTACCTATCGCTTCAATTGGTGGATTAATCAGAGGATATTTTCAAGGGGTTTCACGAATTGAGGAAACCGCATGGGCACAAGTCATCGAGCAAATCTTCCGTATTTTATTGATCACGTGGATGCTTCCGTACATTTTAGCTCCTGATGATCCGATGATGAACGCGGCATATGCGATGGCTGTGACACTCGTAGCTGAAGTCGTGTCGGTACTGTATCTTTTGTACAAATACCGCCAGCAACAAAAGAAGGAGCCAAAACCACAAAAAAAAGAACCGCGCTATCCGATGGAGCCCATCCTAGAGGTGGCACTTCCTTCGTCAGGCAGTCGTCTATTTGGAACTTTCACATGGTTTCTCGAGCCTATTATCTTTTTGCGCGCACTCTCCATGGCAGGCGTCGGAACGGTAGCTGCCACTTCATTGTACGGAGTCATTTCAGGGGTACTTATTCCGTTATTATTGTTTCCGGCATTCATTCCGTATGCATTATCCGTCGTACTTGTACCGGCCGTCAGCGGTGCAGCTGCTTCGAGTAACGTCAAAAAGTTGCAAGAAAGAATTCACTTGGCATTACGTTTATCCGCTTTGACAGGTGCATTTGCGGCTACTGTATTTTATATTCACGGCCAAGAACTCGCCGAGAAGCTATTTCATATTGTAGATGGCGGCAGCTATATGACGATGCTCGCGCCAATTTTTTTCTTTTATTATATTCAAAGTCCACTTTATTCAATTTTGCAGGCCACCGGTGACGCAAAAGCCGGTATGATGAACTCCGTCTATGGCGGGATCGCGAAGCTTGCGGTCATGTTCATTTTAGCATCGCAACCTGGTCTTCAAGAAACAGGTGCTGTACTAGCGATCGGATTCGGCGTACTCATCACGTCTTTCCTACATATCGCGACACTGCGTAAAAACAAATCGACCGCCACAGGATTCTCGATGTTCGCAATGACCTATATTGTATTTTTATTGACCGTCGTCATCCGTCCGATTTTCATTCCGATCGGTTCGCAACATTTATTTGTTGAATGCGCCATTACGTCAGGTGTGCTGTTCGCTTTATTATTACTGACTAGACAAATCAAAGCGCAGGACTTTATCATGCTACGGAATTTAGTTAAACGTTATTAA
- a CDS encoding DUF421 domain-containing protein, with translation MHDLWIIGLRTVFLYVFLLVILRIMGKREVGELGVMDIVVFIIMAEVAAMIVESPDKPIFEGILPILLLLVIQYISSMISLKSKKFRDLVDGDPTLIIRHGEIQQDEMRKQRYNLDDLFQQLRENQVGSIHNVTFAYLEPSGNLSVFTKDGDLPIVGLVLDGDIQPEHLELIGKTEDWLLQELHAKNITDLSKIFYCSYEQGEIRVQLKHD, from the coding sequence GTGCATGATTTATGGATCATCGGCTTACGTACGGTCTTTTTATATGTGTTTCTTCTGGTGATATTACGTATTATGGGAAAACGGGAAGTGGGCGAATTAGGTGTCATGGATATTGTGGTCTTCATCATCATGGCGGAAGTTGCAGCTATGATAGTGGAATCACCTGATAAACCGATTTTTGAAGGGATTCTTCCCATCCTTTTGTTACTCGTTATTCAATATATATCGTCGATGATTTCATTGAAAAGCAAGAAGTTCCGTGATTTGGTCGACGGGGATCCTACGCTAATTATTAGGCATGGAGAGATCCAGCAAGATGAAATGCGTAAACAGCGATATAATCTCGACGATTTATTTCAACAATTACGTGAAAATCAAGTAGGCTCGATTCATAATGTAACGTTCGCTTATCTCGAACCTTCCGGAAATTTATCCGTATTCACAAAAGACGGTGATTTGCCGATTGTGGGACTGGTGCTTGACGGTGATATTCAGCCAGAGCATTTGGAATTGATTGGCAAGACAGAAGACTGGTTGCTACAAGAGTTACATGCTAAAAACATCACTGATTTAAGCAAGATTTTCTATTGCTCGTATGAACAAGGTGAAATAAGAGTACAACTCAAACATGATTAA